Proteins from a genomic interval of Zingiber officinale cultivar Zhangliang chromosome 1B, Zo_v1.1, whole genome shotgun sequence:
- the LOC122051946 gene encoding late embryogenesis abundant protein 76-like: MASQQEGERESASRGVEHGKEGMSPEDIGQYRVIAQQNSIESLSASEKRYAKAKNAGAAEIHNTKEAVTHGLDAAGAFAVAKGAEATQRVHVVAEKGIEAKDHAAEKTRVAAEAAAQEMAKSEEAEEVKEAAKSMAQKAMEKAQEAREAARDTGEVAMKRAREKEEEAIEVAKRALQYAGTKGEGSLKDKDKATLKQAKEYAGQKAILVQEKVGEEQKEGRGEHGEPKQAEVPTIDSVGILKVIGVAVIEIAMSTPDMIIGLDPLDPCGSNAVKNHLLLQ; the protein is encoded by the exons ATGGCTTCACAGCAAGAGGGAGAGCGAGAGTCCGCTTCTAGAGGAGTGGAGCACGGGAAGGAGGGCATGTCGCCAGAAGATATCGGACAGTATCGTGTCATCGCCCAGCAGAACTCTATCGAGTCCCTTAGCGCATCGGAGAAGCGCTACGCGAAGGCAAAGAACGCTGGCGCTGCGGAGATCCACAACACCAAAGAGGCCGTCACGCACGGACTCGACGCCGCAGGGGCTTTCGCCGTTGCCAAGGGCGCCGAGGCCACCCAGAGGGTGCATGTTGTGGCAGAAAAGGGCATTGAGGCGAAAGATCACGCGGCCGAGAAGACGCGCGTCGCGGCGGAAGCTGCTGCACAGGAGATGGCCAAGAGCGAGGAAGCAGAGGAAGTAAAAGAAGCAGCCAAATCGATGGCTCAGAAGGCCATGGAGAAAGCACAGGAAGCAAGGGAAGCAGCGAGAGACACAGGGGAAGTGGCTATGAAGAGAGccagagagaaggaagaggaggcaATAGAGGTGGCCAAGAGAGCCCTGCAGTATGCAGGGACTAAGGGAGAAGGATCAttaaaggacaaggacaaagcGACTCTCAAGCAAGCTAAAGAATACGCTGGTCAGAAAGCAATTTTAGTCCAG GAAAAAGTGGGAGAGGAGCAAAAGGAAGGGAGAGGAGAACATGGTGAACCAAAGCAAGCAGAAGTTCCTACTATAGATAGCGTTGGAATACTCAAAGTTATTGGTGTGGCTGTGATCGAAATTGCTATGTCAACACCCGATATGATCATAGGATTAGACCCGCTCGACCCGTGCGGAAGCAATGCTGTGAAGAATCACCTTTTACTTCAATAA
- the LOC122051950 gene encoding GDSL esterase/lipase At1g28600-like: MVNAAMKVPFFLLFLVCSSHLASSQRYNALFNFGDSLSDTGNVVIAGLPYGMTYFGHHTGRCSDGRLVIDFIAEGIGLPHLPPNTAKNASFNQGANFAFIAAPALPFDFYHKRGLSKGLWVNASVHEQVDRFEKLLPSICGSPQDCKDFLSKSLLVVGEFGGNDYNTGIFGGWAITKVSSFTPYVTKAVAEGIERLIGLGAVDIIVPSVLPVGCFPLYLTLYKAKDPTEYGHRTGCLRKFNSLSWYHNAVLRRHLDRLRKKYPSVSIRYADFYAQLFDFAIDPLKYGFKAGALKTCCGAPGMGNYNFNLHAKCDQNGSSVCADVSAHVSWDGIHMTEAAHRIIAQGWLNGPYVNPPILSSSS; this comes from the exons ATGGTCAACGCAGCGATGAAGgttcccttcttcctccttttcctcgTCTGCTCCTCCCACCTCGCCTCCTCCCAGCGCTACAATGCCCTGTTCAACTTCGGGGACTCCCTCTCCGACACCGGCAACGTCGTCATCGCTGGCCTCCCCTATGGCATGACCTACTTCGGCCACCACACTGGCCGCTGCTCCGACGGCCGCCTCGTCATCGATTTCATTG CTGAGGGAATCGGGCTGCCGCATCTACCGCCCAATACTGCCAAGAACGCAAGTTTCAACCAGGGCGCAAACTTCGCTTTCATCGCCGCCCCGGCCCTTCCCTTCGACTTCTACCACAAGCGCGGCCTCAGCAAGGGGCTTTGGGTGAATGCTTCGGTTCACGAGCAGGTGGATCGGTTCGAGAAGTTGCTTCCTTCCATATGCGGCTCGCCCCAAG ATTGCAAGGATTTCTTGAGCAAGTCTCTTCTGGTCGTCGGCGAGTTCGGGGGGAACGACTACAACACCGGGATCTTCGGCGGGTGGGCGATAACTAAAGTGAGTTCCTTCACGCCCTATGTCACCAAAGCTGTCGCAGAGGGCAtcgag AGATTGATCGGCCTCGGCGCAGTCGATATCATCGTTCCTTCTGTGCTACCGGTGGGTTGCTTCCCTCTCTACCTCACTCTCTACAAGGCCAAAGACCCGACGGAGTATGGCCACAGGACCGGATGTCTGAGGAAGTTCAACTCTCTGTCCTGGTACCACAACGCAGTGCTCCGGCGGCATCTCGACCGGCTCCGGAAGAAGTACCCGTCCGTCTCGATTCGATACGCCGACTTCTACGCCCAACTCTTCGACTTCGCGATAGATCCTCTCAAATACG GTTTTAAAGCTGGAGCCTTGAAGACATGCTGCGGAGCTCCCGGGATGGGTAACTACAACTTCAATCTGCACGCCAAGTGCGACCAAAATGGTTCGAGTGTGTGCGCCGACGTATCGGCTCATGTGAGCTGGGATGGGATTCACATGACTGAGGCCGCTCACCGGATCATCGCCCAGGGTTGGCTCAACGGCCCCTACGTCAACCCTCCAATTTTGAGCTCCTCCAGTTAA